In Halococcus salifodinae DSM 8989, one DNA window encodes the following:
- a CDS encoding 3-isopropylmalate dehydratase small subunit: MTTDLDHGQAWTFGDDIDTDQITPSRFIVSSDPEELAEHAFEDLRPAFAAEVSEGDYVVAGHNFGSGSSREHAPLSLIGAGVSGIVAQSFARIFFRNALNLGLPVMICPAADQIDDGDDVSIDLGDGLVHNHTTDETYDAEPLPEFLQSLVDEGGLKAYTKTKLGTE, from the coding sequence GTGACGACCGACCTCGATCACGGTCAGGCGTGGACGTTCGGCGACGACATCGACACCGACCAGATCACCCCCTCGCGGTTCATCGTCTCCAGCGACCCAGAGGAACTCGCCGAGCACGCGTTTGAGGACCTCCGCCCAGCGTTCGCGGCAGAAGTCTCGGAGGGCGATTACGTCGTCGCAGGCCACAACTTCGGCTCCGGCTCGTCGCGCGAACACGCCCCGCTCTCGCTCATCGGTGCAGGAGTTTCAGGAATCGTGGCGCAGTCGTTCGCGCGGATCTTCTTCCGGAACGCGCTCAATCTCGGGCTCCCGGTGATGATCTGCCCAGCCGCCGACCAGATCGACGACGGCGACGACGTCAGCATCGACCTCGGCGACGGCTTGGTCCATAATCACACGACCGACGAAACCTACGACGCCGAGCCACTCCCCGAGTTCCTGCAGTCCCTTGTCGACGAAGGCGGACTGAAGGCGTACACGAAGACGAAACTTGGAACGGAGTAG
- a CDS encoding LLM class flavin-dependent oxidoreductase, whose amino-acid sequence MTDRIGVLLSLRDDLDLVRRSERLGYESVWAAEGQGRTAFGKLERWATATDRIGLATGIVNVYSRTPAALAQAAATLDAHSGGRAILGLGVAHPGVVEGFHGTEFDRPLARMAEYVDLVRRYLRGDADGFDGEFYTPERTRFWDAFEPERAKIPIYNAALGEGNVTLTGEYADGWLPNLYPRPRFETATGWLARGADRAGRDVEEIDVAMYVLTSVDEDPAKARRAAAEHVVYYLRQIPGYYGRVAEEAGFADEVAAIRAANSDATAADRVSEEFLDLVAVAGTPDEVRTGLSTIREMGVDLPIVRAPAGVEDEAVHRMLETFAPTPSGEDTT is encoded by the coding sequence GTGACCGACCGTATCGGGGTGCTCCTCTCGCTCCGCGACGACCTCGATCTCGTCCGACGGTCCGAACGGTTGGGCTACGAGAGCGTCTGGGCCGCCGAAGGCCAGGGCCGGACGGCATTCGGCAAGCTCGAACGGTGGGCGACCGCGACCGATCGGATCGGCCTCGCGACCGGGATCGTGAACGTCTACTCGCGCACGCCCGCGGCGCTCGCCCAGGCGGCGGCGACGCTCGACGCACATTCGGGGGGCCGGGCGATTCTCGGTCTCGGCGTCGCCCACCCCGGCGTGGTCGAGGGATTTCATGGTACGGAGTTCGATCGCCCGCTCGCGCGCATGGCCGAGTACGTCGATCTGGTCCGGCGGTACCTCCGGGGCGACGCCGACGGCTTCGACGGGGAGTTCTACACACCGGAACGGACGCGATTCTGGGACGCCTTCGAGCCGGAGCGGGCGAAAATCCCGATCTACAACGCGGCGCTCGGCGAGGGCAACGTCACGCTCACCGGCGAGTACGCCGATGGCTGGCTGCCGAACCTCTACCCGCGACCGCGCTTCGAGACGGCAACCGGGTGGCTGGCGCGCGGGGCCGACCGGGCTGGACGGGACGTCGAGGAGATCGATGTCGCGATGTACGTCCTCACGAGCGTCGACGAGGATCCGGCGAAAGCGCGCCGCGCCGCGGCCGAACACGTCGTCTACTACCTTCGGCAGATTCCGGGGTACTACGGCCGGGTCGCCGAAGAGGCCGGCTTCGCGGACGAGGTCGCGGCGATTCGAGCGGCGAATTCGGACGCGACGGCCGCCGACCGAGTGAGCGAGGAGTTCCTCGACCTCGTCGCAGTGGCAGGAACGCCCGACGAGGTGCGAACAGGGCTGTCGACGATCCGTGAGATGGGCGTCGACCTGCCGATCGTGCGTGCGCCCGCCGGCGTCGAGGACGAGGCCGTCCACCGGATGCTCGAAACGTTCGCCCCCACACCGTCGGGGGAGGACACGACGTGA
- a CDS encoding dihydroorotase — protein MTHDLVIANGTVVSPEQGTFDADVAADGDAIAAVATPGALSGEREIDASGKHVLPGAIDPHTHHGIYRGLEADAETESRSGLVGGVTTIGNYFRRPDSYREIMDEYVAAAEDNYYHDYFFSLGLLSYDHIEEIPYIVDELGITSFKWYMNYKYVAPEKFGVDCEMRDDWGDAFIQALAEQDVPTTLGHHSENVEITSARGDNPYLDVETDEDGEHRDYDALVEQFPGYAEAQSMTASGSLARQHGYDDNFYAVHISSGQTADELAMLHDAGWEITGETCTHYLALTTEECDERHNVNPPVRSKEDQETLWERVADGTISCIGTDHCANLAEDKIGDDVPDSLPGFPSTATMLPLVLSAGVHEDRISLERAVEVTSTDTAKAFDLYPKKGSIRTGTDADLTIVDLDEPKTVTPELLQSAADYSPYEGREVTGWPTHTIVRGEVAYEDGEVVGERGRGTHIDRPITAD, from the coding sequence ATGACACACGACCTCGTCATTGCGAACGGTACTGTCGTCTCGCCGGAGCAGGGAACCTTCGACGCCGACGTGGCCGCCGACGGTGACGCGATCGCCGCGGTCGCCACTCCAGGAGCGCTCTCCGGTGAGCGCGAGATCGACGCCAGCGGGAAGCACGTCCTTCCGGGGGCCATCGACCCCCACACCCACCACGGCATCTATCGCGGACTCGAAGCCGACGCCGAGACCGAGTCGCGCTCCGGTCTCGTCGGCGGCGTGACCACCATCGGGAACTACTTCCGCCGTCCCGACTCGTACCGCGAGATCATGGACGAGTACGTCGCGGCAGCAGAGGACAACTACTACCACGATTACTTCTTCTCGCTCGGGTTACTCTCGTACGACCACATCGAGGAGATCCCCTATATCGTCGACGAGCTCGGGATCACATCGTTCAAGTGGTACATGAACTACAAGTACGTCGCGCCGGAGAAGTTCGGCGTCGACTGCGAGATGCGCGACGACTGGGGCGACGCGTTCATCCAGGCGCTCGCCGAGCAGGACGTCCCGACGACGCTCGGCCACCACTCCGAGAACGTCGAGATCACCAGCGCGCGCGGCGACAACCCCTACCTCGACGTCGAGACCGACGAGGACGGAGAGCACCGCGACTACGACGCGCTCGTCGAGCAGTTCCCCGGCTACGCCGAGGCCCAGAGCATGACTGCGAGCGGGTCGCTGGCCCGCCAGCACGGCTACGACGACAATTTTTATGCGGTTCACATCTCCTCGGGCCAAACTGCCGACGAGCTGGCGATGCTGCACGACGCGGGCTGGGAGATCACGGGCGAAACGTGTACGCACTACCTCGCGCTGACGACCGAGGAGTGCGACGAGCGCCACAACGTCAACCCGCCCGTGCGCTCAAAAGAGGATCAGGAAACCCTCTGGGAGCGGGTCGCCGACGGCACCATCTCGTGTATCGGCACCGATCACTGTGCCAACCTCGCAGAGGACAAAATCGGCGATGACGTGCCCGACAGCCTGCCTGGCTTCCCGTCGACCGCGACGATGCTCCCGCTCGTCCTCTCGGCAGGCGTCCACGAGGACCGCATCTCGCTGGAGCGCGCGGTCGAGGTCACGTCGACCGACACCGCGAAAGCGTTCGACCTTTATCCGAAGAAAGGCTCGATCAGAACTGGGACCGACGCCGACCTGACGATCGTCGACCTCGACGAGCCGAAGACGGTGACGCCGGAGCTGCTGCAGAGCGCGGCCGACTACTCGCCGTACGAAGGCCGCGAGGTGACCGGCTGGCCGACCCACACGATCGTCCGCGGCGAAGTCGCCTACGAGGACGGCGAGGTCGTCGGCGAACGGGGCCGCGGGACGCATATCGACCGGCCGATCACGGCGGACTGA
- a CDS encoding isochorismatase family protein — translation MTEHIWDDLLTERDRQVIKKAGYDEAGASSWDSRGLGTDPLVLVIDVQRLVVGEDEPILDAIEDYRTAMGEIAWDAIEEIGPFLDFAREHGLPVAYTRVVPTSYDDPDHEDLDIVETVAPEPGETVIDKSYASAFYGTDLLSRLVRGSHDSVIIVGNSTSGCVRATSIDAQQNGFDVILPQECLFDRIEASHKVALLDLWMKYAEVLERDEVETYVEEITE, via the coding sequence ATGACCGAGCACATCTGGGACGACCTGCTGACCGAACGGGATCGCCAGGTCATCAAGAAAGCCGGCTACGACGAGGCCGGCGCGTCGAGCTGGGACTCCCGCGGGCTGGGGACCGATCCGCTGGTCCTCGTCATCGACGTCCAGCGCCTCGTCGTTGGGGAGGACGAACCTATCCTCGACGCGATCGAGGACTACCGGACGGCGATGGGCGAGATCGCGTGGGACGCGATTGAGGAGATCGGGCCGTTCCTCGATTTCGCCCGCGAGCATGGCCTCCCCGTCGCGTACACCCGGGTCGTCCCGACGAGCTACGATGACCCGGATCACGAGGACCTCGACATCGTCGAGACGGTCGCCCCCGAACCGGGCGAGACAGTGATCGATAAGTCATACGCGAGCGCGTTCTACGGCACGGACCTGCTCTCGCGGCTCGTTCGTGGTAGCCACGATTCGGTGATCATCGTCGGCAACTCCACGAGCGGGTGCGTGCGCGCAACGAGCATCGACGCCCAGCAGAACGGGTTCGACGTGATCCTCCCACAGGAATGTCTGTTCGACCGGATCGAGGCCTCTCACAAGGTCGCGCTGCTCGATCTGTGGATGAAGTACGCCGAGGTACTGGAGCGAGACGAAGTCGAAACGTACGTCGAGGAGATCACCGAATGA
- a CDS encoding hydroxymethylglutaryl-CoA lyase yields the protein MEHGPLSVPDEVSVVEMLPRDGFQRLDEFVPTDRKVELVDRLSATRIDEIEVTSFTHPDAVPTLRDADAVAAGIERHDDVTYRALVPNTVGMERAVDAEMDKVNALVTVSESYSRKNQNMTVEENLAEVESIVEIAAEVGIEVEAGIGTSFYCPYEGRIPMKRTLAVVERVVEAGVDEVTLATTMGLADPAQIAATFTAVFERWPDLDCGLHLHDTNGMSLANTLVAMQYGVDRFDTSVCGLGGGVVLPEGMVGVGNTPTEDLLHMLTRMDVDVAADFEDVAEAAEIVAEQLDLGATSHVLMGGTVEEVLATVADDRPQD from the coding sequence ATGGAGCACGGCCCGCTCTCGGTGCCCGACGAGGTATCGGTGGTCGAGATGCTCCCTCGCGACGGGTTCCAGCGTCTCGACGAGTTCGTTCCCACCGATCGGAAAGTCGAACTCGTCGACCGGCTGAGCGCCACCCGAATCGACGAAATCGAAGTCACGTCGTTCACCCACCCGGACGCGGTGCCGACGCTGCGGGACGCCGACGCGGTGGCCGCGGGGATCGAGCGTCACGACGACGTGACCTACCGCGCGCTCGTGCCCAACACGGTGGGAATGGAGCGCGCGGTCGATGCCGAGATGGACAAGGTGAACGCCCTGGTGACGGTGAGCGAGAGCTACAGCCGGAAGAATCAGAACATGACCGTCGAGGAGAATCTCGCCGAGGTCGAGTCGATCGTCGAGATCGCCGCCGAGGTGGGTATTGAGGTCGAGGCAGGGATCGGGACGAGCTTCTACTGTCCCTACGAAGGCAGGATCCCGATGAAGCGTACCCTTGCGGTCGTCGAGCGCGTCGTCGAGGCCGGCGTCGACGAGGTGACGCTCGCGACGACGATGGGGCTCGCCGACCCCGCTCAGATCGCCGCGACGTTCACGGCGGTGTTCGAGCGCTGGCCCGATCTCGACTGTGGGCTCCATCTCCACGACACCAACGGAATGAGCCTCGCGAACACGCTCGTCGCGATGCAGTACGGCGTCGACCGCTTCGACACGTCGGTCTGCGGCCTCGGCGGCGGTGTCGTGCTCCCCGAAGGGATGGTGGGAGTCGGCAACACACCGACCGAGGACCTCCTTCACATGCTCACCAGGATGGATGTCGACGTGGCTGCCGATTTCGAGGACGTGGCAGAGGCGGCCGAAATCGTCGCCGAACAGCTCGATCTCGGCGCGACGAGCCACGTCCTGATGGGCGGAACAGTCGAAGAAGTGTTGGCGACTGTCGCCGACGACCGACCGCAGGACTGA
- a CDS encoding DEAD/DEAH box helicase: MTAAEFRAALEDLGRPVATADEMARALDWSHAEASDALDELAETGWIEHADVEDDPVVWYPTEFAAFVDREHVVVFPERREIVVEHPEQFTRAQLXXXEMCIRDSRSPDLEGWIESQWDRARQFALTTHSDGYTVLEATNPSLMGNIARQHLDDDHLHAPITDTESWVVEGSESEIKRTLYDAGYPVQDQRDLEQGAELDVDLELELREYQREWVEQFLESGAGVLVGPPGSGKTIAAIAALADVGGETLVLAPSRELAGQWRDQLLTHTDLDPDQVGEYHGGEKSIRPVTIATYQTAGMDRHRKLFDERRWGLIVYDEVHHIPSKVFRRSADLQAKHRLGLSATPVREDDKESEIFTLIGPPIGTDWAKLFEAGFVAEPEVELRYVPWGSEIDREEYASAEGHERRQVAGTNTAKLDAVRSLLDDHPDAKALVFVEWLDQGREYADALDVPFISGETRHAERERLFDEFRRGERSRLLVSRVGDEGIDLPNAEVAIMASGLGGSRRQASQRAGRTMRPAGNSRVYVLATRGTREEDFVRQQLRHLVGKGVRLSETEMNDPTGP; this comes from the coding sequence ATGACGGCGGCGGAGTTCCGGGCGGCGCTCGAAGATCTCGGTCGGCCCGTCGCGACGGCAGACGAGATGGCACGAGCCCTCGACTGGTCGCACGCCGAGGCAAGCGACGCTCTCGACGAGCTGGCCGAAACGGGTTGGATCGAGCACGCGGACGTGGAGGACGACCCTGTAGTCTGGTACCCGACCGAGTTCGCCGCGTTCGTCGACCGCGAGCACGTCGTCGTCTTTCCGGAGCGCCGCGAGATCGTGGTCGAACATCCCGAGCAGTTCACCCGCGCTCAGCTCNNNNNNNNNGAGATGTGTATAAGAGACAGTCGCTCGCCCGATCTGGAGGGGTGGATCGAAAGCCAGTGGGATCGCGCCCGGCAGTTCGCGCTGACCACCCATTCCGACGGGTACACCGTGCTCGAAGCCACGAATCCGTCGCTGATGGGCAACATCGCCCGCCAGCACCTCGACGACGACCACCTCCACGCACCGATCACCGACACCGAGAGCTGGGTGGTCGAAGGCTCCGAAAGCGAGATCAAGCGCACGCTCTACGACGCGGGCTACCCCGTCCAGGACCAGCGCGATCTCGAACAGGGTGCCGAACTCGATGTCGATCTCGAGCTCGAACTCCGTGAGTACCAGCGCGAGTGGGTCGAGCAGTTCCTCGAATCCGGTGCGGGCGTGCTGGTCGGGCCACCGGGAAGTGGAAAGACGATCGCCGCGATCGCCGCGTTGGCCGACGTCGGCGGCGAGACGCTCGTCCTCGCGCCGAGTCGCGAACTCGCGGGCCAGTGGCGCGATCAACTCCTCACTCACACCGATCTCGACCCGGACCAGGTCGGCGAGTACCACGGCGGCGAGAAGTCGATCCGGCCGGTGACGATCGCGACCTACCAAACCGCCGGGATGGACCGCCACCGCAAGCTCTTCGACGAACGCCGGTGGGGACTGATCGTCTATGACGAAGTCCACCACATTCCAAGCAAGGTGTTCCGCCGGAGCGCGGATCTCCAGGCCAAGCATCGGCTCGGATTGTCAGCGACACCCGTCCGGGAGGACGACAAGGAATCAGAAATATTCACACTCATTGGCCCGCCGATCGGCACCGACTGGGCGAAGCTGTTCGAGGCGGGGTTCGTCGCCGAGCCCGAGGTCGAACTCCGATACGTGCCGTGGGGGAGCGAGATCGACCGCGAGGAGTACGCGAGCGCCGAGGGTCACGAACGTCGGCAGGTCGCCGGCACGAACACCGCGAAGCTCGACGCCGTCCGCTCCTTGCTCGACGACCACCCCGACGCGAAGGCACTCGTGTTCGTCGAGTGGCTCGACCAGGGTCGCGAGTACGCCGACGCGCTCGACGTGCCGTTCATCAGCGGCGAGACCCGCCATGCCGAGCGTGAGCGGCTGTTCGACGAGTTCCGACGTGGCGAACGATCCCGACTACTCGTCTCGCGGGTCGGCGACGAAGGGATCGACCTCCCGAACGCCGAGGTCGCCATCATGGCCTCTGGGCTGGGTGGGTCGCGCCGCCAGGCCTCCCAGCGTGCTGGCCGAACGATGCGCCCGGCGGGGAACTCCCGGGTGTACGTCCTCGCGACCCGGGGCACCCGCGAGGAGGACTTCGTCCGCCAGCAGCTCCGCCACCTCGTCGGGAAAGGCGTCCGACTGTCCGAGACCGAGATGAACGACCCGACTGGTCCGTAG
- a CDS encoding 3-isopropylmalate dehydratase large subunit, whose translation MTGKTIAEKILSEKADTDVRAGEYVEADIDVAMAHDITGPLAFETFDDVTGDDAELFAPERTVFTIDHHAPADGVKAANNHNAVREFAAEHGAHQFDVGDGICHAVLVEEGFVHPGDLVVGADSHSTTYGGIGAFGTGVGSTDLGTALATGDLWFRIPETKRFEVHGDLPDGVYAKDLILKFIGDVGFDGCTYQAAEYGGGAIESLPIHERLVLSNMAIEMGGKTGFVEPDERTASYLEHQAGIECDLDGPTSPDDDAVYESIHTYQATDLAPQVSKPANPENAVDVGAVEGTPIDQLFVGTCTNGRYEDIKLVADVVEGEELAPNVRMVVVPASGSVYRRMLETGVFETLVDAGAIIQNAGCGPCAGYHQGVLGDGDVCLATANRNFPGREGSMDSSVYLASPATVGVSALYGEITDPRRGDPQRYDDVVLTEEVPT comes from the coding sequence ATGACCGGCAAGACAATCGCGGAGAAGATCCTCTCGGAGAAGGCCGACACGGACGTTCGAGCGGGCGAGTACGTCGAGGCGGACATCGACGTGGCGATGGCCCACGACATCACCGGACCGCTCGCGTTCGAGACGTTCGATGACGTGACCGGCGACGACGCCGAGCTGTTCGCGCCCGAGCGAACGGTGTTCACCATCGACCATCACGCCCCCGCCGACGGCGTCAAGGCGGCGAACAACCACAACGCAGTCCGGGAGTTCGCCGCCGAGCACGGCGCACACCAGTTCGACGTCGGCGACGGCATCTGTCACGCCGTTCTCGTCGAGGAGGGGTTCGTCCATCCCGGCGATCTCGTCGTCGGAGCCGACTCGCACTCGACGACGTATGGAGGGATCGGTGCATTCGGCACTGGCGTGGGTTCGACCGACCTCGGGACCGCGCTCGCGACCGGTGACCTCTGGTTTCGCATCCCGGAGACGAAGCGCTTCGAGGTGCACGGCGACCTTCCGGACGGTGTCTACGCGAAGGACCTCATCCTGAAGTTCATCGGCGATGTCGGCTTCGACGGCTGTACGTACCAGGCCGCCGAGTACGGCGGCGGCGCGATCGAGTCGCTCCCGATCCACGAGCGACTCGTCCTCTCGAACATGGCGATCGAGATGGGCGGCAAGACGGGATTCGTCGAACCCGACGAGCGAACTGCCTCATATCTCGAACACCAGGCGGGGATCGAGTGCGACCTCGACGGACCCACGTCGCCGGACGACGACGCGGTGTACGAATCCATCCACACTTACCAGGCGACCGATCTCGCACCCCAGGTGTCGAAACCCGCGAACCCCGAGAACGCGGTCGACGTCGGTGCGGTCGAAGGGACACCGATCGACCAGCTGTTCGTCGGGACCTGCACGAACGGGCGCTACGAGGACATCAAGCTGGTCGCCGACGTCGTGGAGGGCGAAGAACTCGCACCGAACGTCCGGATGGTGGTCGTCCCCGCATCGGGATCGGTGTACCGCCGAATGTTGGAGACGGGCGTCTTCGAAACGCTCGTCGATGCCGGGGCGATCATCCAGAACGCCGGCTGTGGCCCGTGTGCGGGCTACCACCAGGGCGTCCTCGGCGACGGCGACGTCTGTCTCGCGACCGCGAACCGGAACTTCCCGGGTCGCGAGGGATCGATGGACAGTAGTGTGTACCTCGCGTCGCCGGCAACTGTCGGCGTCTCGGCACTGTATGGCGAGATCACCGATCCGCGCCGTGGCGATCCCCAGCGATACGACGACGTGGTTCTGACCGAGGAGGTGCCGACGTGA
- a CDS encoding CaiB/BaiF CoA transferase family protein, producing the protein MDATAAGGNTLTDGQGPLDGLVVVEAGSMIAAGQVGRLLADFGATVVKIERPGTGDHLRRFGPQKEGTGLWWKYLGRNKHSVTLDLSADAGRAVFEDLVGEADVLVENFRPGTLEKWGLAPDGLLERNPDLVALRISGFGQTGPYAERPGFGTLAESMSGFAHLNGFPDRPPLLPPTGLADGVAAMFSTFSIMFALWHREMHDGGGQVIDTSLIEPIFSLLGPQPLRYQQRDEIEKRSGNRSTSSAPRNVYRTRDERYVAISASTQPTAMRIFDAIDRPDLKDDPRFETNERRLANVDELDTIIQDWMAEHSREEVLATFDETGATVAPVFNVADIADDEHYRAREALVEVEDEDLGTGLVQNAIPKFSETPGTVDHLGPELGAHNDAVYGDFLDYEESFREELAEKEVI; encoded by the coding sequence ATGGACGCCACGGCTGCTGGGGGGAACACGCTCACCGACGGACAGGGACCGCTCGACGGGCTCGTGGTCGTCGAGGCGGGATCGATGATCGCCGCCGGTCAGGTCGGGCGGCTGCTCGCCGACTTCGGCGCGACGGTCGTCAAGATCGAACGTCCCGGAACCGGCGACCACCTGCGTCGCTTCGGCCCGCAAAAGGAGGGAACCGGCCTCTGGTGGAAGTACCTCGGGCGCAACAAACACTCCGTGACGCTCGACCTCTCGGCGGACGCGGGGCGGGCCGTCTTCGAGGACCTCGTGGGCGAGGCGGACGTCCTCGTCGAGAACTTTCGGCCAGGGACCCTCGAAAAGTGGGGGCTCGCGCCGGACGGGTTGCTGGAGCGAAACCCCGACCTCGTGGCGCTGCGCATCTCGGGATTCGGCCAGACCGGCCCGTACGCCGAACGACCGGGGTTCGGCACGCTCGCCGAGTCGATGAGCGGATTCGCTCACCTCAACGGATTCCCCGATCGGCCGCCGCTGCTGCCGCCCACTGGCCTCGCCGACGGCGTCGCGGCGATGTTCTCGACGTTCTCGATCATGTTCGCGCTGTGGCACCGCGAGATGCACGACGGCGGCGGCCAGGTAATCGATACCAGCCTGATCGAGCCCATCTTCTCGTTGCTCGGTCCGCAGCCCCTGCGATACCAGCAGCGCGACGAGATCGAAAAGCGCTCGGGCAACCGCTCGACCTCCTCCGCGCCGCGGAACGTCTACCGGACTCGTGACGAGCGGTACGTCGCTATCTCGGCATCGACCCAGCCGACCGCGATGCGGATCTTCGACGCGATCGACCGACCCGACCTGAAAGACGATCCCCGGTTCGAGACGAACGAACGCCGGCTCGCGAACGTCGACGAACTCGACACGATCATCCAGGACTGGATGGCCGAGCATAGCCGCGAGGAGGTGCTCGCCACGTTCGACGAGACCGGCGCGACCGTCGCACCCGTGTTCAACGTGGCGGACATCGCCGACGACGAGCACTACCGCGCCCGCGAGGCGCTCGTCGAGGTCGAGGACGAGGACCTTGGCACGGGGCTGGTGCAGAACGCGATTCCGAAGTTCAGCGAGACGCCAGGCACCGTCGATCACCTCGGCCCCGAGCTCGGAGCGCACAACGACGCCGTGTACGGCGACTTCCTCGATTACGAGGAATCGTTCCGTGAGGAGCTCGCCGAGAAGGAGGTGATCTGA
- a CDS encoding dicarboxylate/amino acid:cation symporter, with amino-acid sequence MNLAPLRRIAKTYRSIPIVYRIAAGFVLGAIVGLVVGEPATRLQPLGDLFLSLLNMLVVPLVVFTLLAGMKRLSPARLGRVGGTVVGLYIMTTAIAATIGLAVANLLQPGAGQEFVPGEAESASAPSIAEVVLGIVPDNPVGAMAEGDLLSIIFFVVVFGLGLAWVRDRTDDERVRAGSETFFEFVDAGTEALFAIVWGVMEYGVLGVFALTAASLATNGIAGIVSLASLVGVVALGIAIHIGVTYLGLITVGLLGQSPVAFLSGAKNAMVTAFSIRSSSGTLPVTIADARDNLAVDESVYGFSLPLGATINMDGAAIRQAVTAVFAANVVGVPLGLGDQVTVLATVVLVSIGTAGVPGAGLIMLTIILNALGLPLTVVGFVAAVDPILGRIATTNNVTGDLAVTALAAKYNDAIDFSEGVWADDRSPPDAPTPSTND; translated from the coding sequence GTGAATCTGGCTCCGCTTCGTCGTATCGCGAAGACGTATCGATCGATCCCCATCGTCTACCGCATCGCCGCCGGGTTCGTTCTCGGCGCGATCGTTGGGCTGGTCGTCGGTGAACCGGCGACGCGCCTGCAACCACTCGGGGATCTCTTCCTCTCGCTGCTCAACATGCTCGTCGTCCCACTGGTCGTTTTCACACTGCTCGCCGGCATGAAGCGTCTCTCGCCCGCACGACTCGGCCGCGTCGGCGGGACGGTCGTGGGTCTCTACATCATGACGACCGCGATCGCGGCGACCATCGGTCTCGCGGTCGCGAACCTCCTCCAGCCGGGTGCTGGCCAGGAGTTCGTCCCTGGCGAGGCCGAGTCGGCGAGCGCGCCCTCGATCGCCGAAGTCGTGCTCGGGATCGTGCCCGACAACCCGGTCGGGGCGATGGCGGAGGGCGATCTCCTCTCGATCATCTTCTTCGTGGTGGTGTTCGGGCTCGGCCTCGCGTGGGTTCGTGATCGAACCGACGACGAGCGGGTGCGAGCGGGGAGCGAGACGTTCTTCGAGTTCGTCGACGCCGGCACCGAGGCGCTGTTCGCGATCGTCTGGGGCGTGATGGAGTACGGCGTTCTTGGCGTGTTCGCGCTGACCGCGGCGTCGCTCGCGACCAACGGGATCGCGGGGATCGTCTCGCTCGCGTCGCTCGTCGGCGTGGTCGCGCTCGGAATCGCGATCCACATCGGCGTGACCTACCTCGGACTCATCACCGTGGGGCTGCTCGGCCAGTCGCCCGTCGCCTTCCTCTCGGGCGCGAAAAACGCGATGGTGACCGCCTTTTCGATCCGGTCGTCGAGCGGCACGCTCCCGGTGACTATTGCCGACGCCCGCGACAACCTCGCTGTCGACGAGTCGGTGTACGGGTTCTCGCTGCCCCTCGGCGCGACGATCAACATGGACGGTGCGGCGATCCGGCAGGCCGTCACGGCGGTCTTCGCGGCCAACGTCGTCGGCGTTCCGCTCGGGCTCGGCGATCAGGTGACGGTGCTCGCGACGGTCGTCCTCGTCAGTATCGGCACTGCAGGGGTCCCCGGTGCGGGGCTCATCATGCTCACGATCATCCTCAATGCGCTAGGGCTCCCCCTGACCGTCGTCGGGTTCGTCGCCGCTGTCGACCCGATTCTCGGCCGGATCGCCACGACGAACAACGTGACCGGTGACCTCGCAGTGACGGCGCTCGCGGCGAAGTACAACGACGCGATCGACTTTTCGGAGGGTGTGTGGGCCGACGATCGATCCCCGCCGGACGCGCCAACTCCCAGCACGAACGACTGA
- a CDS encoding FUN14 domain-containing protein has product MGFETALGNLGTAFGGSALAGGVTGFAAKKLAKIAVAIVGIQLAVVTYLDHQGMLDVQWAALDHALAGAQQSLQTVPPWLTALGTTLPVGAGFVGGFFLGFKRA; this is encoded by the coding sequence ATGGGGTTCGAAACCGCGCTCGGTAATCTCGGCACGGCGTTCGGCGGGAGCGCGCTCGCGGGCGGTGTCACCGGGTTCGCCGCGAAAAAGCTGGCCAAGATCGCCGTCGCGATCGTCGGGATACAGCTGGCGGTGGTCACGTATCTCGACCACCAAGGCATGCTCGACGTCCAGTGGGCGGCGCTCGACCACGCGCTCGCGGGCGCACAGCAAAGCCTCCAGACGGTTCCACCGTGGCTCACGGCGCTCGGCACGACGCTGCCCGTCGGAGCGGGGTTCGTCGGCGGTTTCTTCCTCGGATTCAAGCGCGCCTAA